TCAGTAGAAGCCATTGTAATTTTATTTTTATCAAAAGAAATAAAGATTCCCGATATTTCCGGTCTTGCCGTGCTTTGACTTGCAATATCAAAAACATATTCCAATCCTTCGCAGAAAGAAGAAGGAGATATGGATATAAATTCTCCTTCGGATATTTTTGGTATTATTGGAAAATCATCAGTAGACATTCCTAATATTTGAGTTTGGCGATTATTACAAGTGACAGAAAGATTATTCTTTTTTTCTTCTATTTCTATTTTTTCATTTGGTAAAAACCCTATAAAACTTGATAATATTTTAGCTGGAATTGTTG
The Candidatus Paceibacterota bacterium DNA segment above includes these coding regions:
- a CDS encoding DNA polymerase III subunit beta; the protein is MKATILQEKLKQGLGIVERVSGKSLTLPILNNILITAEKSFINLSATDLEIGINWWALAKIEKEGSATIPAKILSSFIGFLPNEKIEIEEKKNNLSVTCNNRQTQILGMSTDDFPIIPKISEGEFISISPSSFCEGLEYVFDIASQSTARPEISGIFISFDKNKITMAST